Part of the Halodesulfovibrio sp. genome is shown below.
TCAAATGTTTCTTTGCGAATTGTGCGCTGGCTAAAATCAAGGTCTGCGTTAACTTTTGCGATAACCTTGCCTGCACCGATGATAGGGTACAGAAGCTCCTGAATACGCAATTCCAGATTTCGCTGAATGGTCTGCTTGTGGTCAAACTGTGTAGCTGTCATGCCCTCGATAGAAGTTTCATCTTCAGGATGATACAGCACAGTGCCTTTGGTATCTGCTACAGAGACACGACCTTTTTCCAGACCCTCAACTGACATGGTTAAGAGATTGACAATTGCTGTCACATCTTTATCTGTCATTTTTTTGCCTTCACCAAGGTTCAAAACAACAGAAGCGGACGGCGGAAGCTCTTCCTCAATGAACAAGCTTTTTTGAGGAATAACAAGATGGACTCGAGCAGACTCTACAGAAGGAAACTCTGTAATAGTACGGCTCAATTCACCCTGAAGAGCACGCTGGTAATTAATTTTCTGAACAAACTCTGTTTGACCGACTTTTACTTCGTCAAAGACTTCGAAGCCAATGCCCTGCCCAGTTAAACCACCATCACCGGCGATCTTAATGCGCATATCGTAGACTTTGTCAGCAGGTACAAGAATGGTGGAACCGCTGTTTTCCAAGCTGTAGGGAACCTTTTCAGCCTGTAAAACTTTTACGATTCTATTCGCATCTTCGAGTGCTAAGTTAGCATACAACAGCTGCATATCAGGTCTGTTAAGCCAGAACAGCAAGGCGAAAAATACGCCCAGCACCGTAACGGCAAGACCGCCGATAAATACCCTTTGCGAGAGGGTAATACTCGACCAGAAATTTTTTGTGCGATCGACTGCATCGTTTAACATGGGGGACATTATTTACTCCGAAAAATACAGTTAATAAAAGGCGATATAACAGTGTGGACTAGAACTGCATTTTGCTGATTTCGTTGTATGCGCTAAGAACTTTGTTACGCACGGCAGACGTAAGGTTCATAGCTACACTTGCTTTTTGCAACGTAATCATAAGTTCGTGTACGTTTTGCTGTTCACCTGAGGCAAAAGACTCAACCATAACAGCTTTTTCCTGCTGCATGTCGTTTACTTTCTTCACAGATGCTTCAACAGTTTCCAAAAAGGATGTGCTTGGCTTTTCTTCGGATGCAGTGGACTGCTGCACCTTTTTGTTGCCAGTGGCAAAATTATTTAATGCTTCGGAATATGCTTTCATTCCAACATTCTGAATAGACATGACTTACTCCTGACTAACCGGCTTAGCCGCGACCAAGCTCTAACGCTTTGTTATACATAGTTTTGACAGCATCCATTGAGGAAATGTTTGCTTCGTAGCTGCGCTGGGCAGTCATCATGCTTGCCATTTCTTCAACAACGTTAATGTCCGGATAAAAAACGTATCCTTCCTCATTAGCGTCCGGATGCCCCGGCTCGTAAACACGCTTCAGCGGGCGGTCATCCTGAGCAACCTGCTGTACACGTACGCCACGCAGGTCTCTATCCATTGCAGACTGCATCTGCTTGCTGAAAGGATGATCAACTTCAGTTGCTTGCAACACAACAGTCTTACGTCTGTAAGGACCACCTTCCGGTGTGCGTGTTGTTTTAGCGTTTGCAAGGTTCATTGAAATAATGTTCATGCTTGTACGCTCAGTACTGAGCGCAGAAGCTCCGATATCGAGTGCTGTCATGAAATCCATTATTTAGCTCCACTTGAAATGACGTTTTTCATTCCGTCAAAATTGCTTTTTACCACTGTTGCCAGTGTGTTGTAGCGCATGGTGTTTTTAGCCATAATTGCCATTTCTTTATCCATGTCCACGCGGTCTTCACCGTGAACAACACGAAGCGGCATTTTCTTTTCCCATTCAGGACCGAAGTTTTTCGGATCAAACGCCGCCGGAACATGGTTACCGGCAGTACGGGTCATTTTGCCACGACCATCAATATTCAGCGCTTTTTGAAGATCTTCTTCAAATTTCACCCTACGAGCGAGATACCCCGGGGTCTTAATGTTAGCCATGTTACTCATGACAACATTCTGACGCTGCAACTGCATGTCCATAACTTTTGCACTGAGCAGTGTATGAGTTTCAAATAAACCTTTCATGCAGGTATCCTCCCTTTCACTAAAAAATCTTGCCGACAGTTTTTTTGTAAAATTGCCAACAGCACTTATTATAAAGCAAAAGGTGTTCCACTTTTTTATATTGTTGATTT
Proteins encoded:
- the fliF gene encoding flagellar basal-body MS-ring/collar protein FliF, with amino-acid sequence MSPMLNDAVDRTKNFWSSITLSQRVFIGGLAVTVLGVFFALLFWLNRPDMQLLYANLALEDANRIVKVLQAEKVPYSLENSGSTILVPADKVYDMRIKIAGDGGLTGQGIGFEVFDEVKVGQTEFVQKINYQRALQGELSRTITEFPSVESARVHLVIPQKSLFIEEELPPSASVVLNLGEGKKMTDKDVTAIVNLLTMSVEGLEKGRVSVADTKGTVLYHPEDETSIEGMTATQFDHKQTIQRNLELRIQELLYPIIGAGKVIAKVNADLDFSQRTIRKETFDPDGAVVRSEQKSAETTKGSANLAAGTPDANFRGDGVNGSVSQQDATRETSTINYEINKEEQNIVTPVGQVDRLSIAVVVDGTYAENADTGAMAFTPRSEEEMARIKALVSNAVGFETARGDAIEVSCIAFGELNVERERSLAEVIGDYALRMGKPILNAVLVFLFLLLIVRPVILALIRPKVEAGEVMEGLEGLPMGEERIALIEGEEELDALDALKKIEDIKAHALQISEQNMEQAVGILKSWLKDSGGHKVGHSA
- the fliE gene encoding flagellar hook-basal body complex protein FliE, which produces MSIQNVGMKAYSEALNNFATGNKKVQQSTASEEKPSTSFLETVEASVKKVNDMQQEKAVMVESFASGEQQNVHELMITLQKASVAMNLTSAVRNKVLSAYNEISKMQF
- the flgC gene encoding flagellar basal body rod protein FlgC — protein: MDFMTALDIGASALSTERTSMNIISMNLANAKTTRTPEGGPYRRKTVVLQATEVDHPFSKQMQSAMDRDLRGVRVQQVAQDDRPLKRVYEPGHPDANEEGYVFYPDINVVEEMASMMTAQRSYEANISSMDAVKTMYNKALELGRG
- the flgB gene encoding flagellar basal body rod protein FlgB; amino-acid sequence: MKGLFETHTLLSAKVMDMQLQRQNVVMSNMANIKTPGYLARRVKFEEDLQKALNIDGRGKMTRTAGNHVPAAFDPKNFGPEWEKKMPLRVVHGEDRVDMDKEMAIMAKNTMRYNTLATVVKSNFDGMKNVISSGAK